The sequence below is a genomic window from Pleuronectes platessa chromosome 13, fPlePla1.1, whole genome shotgun sequence.
tgtgtctTTAGATTGCCCCTGTAGGTATATCTTTGACCACATTCAgggcaactaaacggtttctctcctgtatgaatcctcatatgtgtctTTAGAGTGCCCCTGTCGGTATATATTTTACCACATTCAgggcaactaaacggtttctttCCTGTATGATTCatcacatgtttatttaaactGCACTTAtggctaaatcttttaccacactcagagcaactaaacggtttctctcctgtatgaatcctcatatgtgtatttagattgccCCTTTTGCTATATCTTTGACCACACTCaaagcaactaaacggtttctctcctgtatgacgcctcatgtgtgtatttagaTCTGACCTTCTGTGAAATCTTTTACTACACTCAgggcaactaaacggtttctcttctgtatgaatcctcatatgcaTATTTAGACTGCTCTTATGGTtatatcttttaccacactcagaacaacttaacggtttctctcctgcatGAATCCTCATATGCATATTTAGATGGCCCCTTCCGATAAAtcctttaccacactcagagcagctaaatggtttctctcctgtatgaatcctcatatgtttatttagattGCTCTtatggttaaatcttttaccacactcagagcaactaaactgggttttttctgtcttacatcccatatcacttagaggctgtttgttatttcttgtatttaaatAAGTCTGAGTTTCCCTGGTCTCACTCCAATCATCCTCACtgacttcagtctcagaagagtcttcagtcttgtcctcagGATCTGGTTGTAAAcgtccatcaggacctgagttcctggcttGTTCTGGTCCTCCAAAGTCTGCTCTGTTCTCCGTCGTCTCACTGGGATGAAGCTTTGACcatttaagtttctcttcatcttcttcactcttcacagcgacaggagtcaatgtgaacttgatatcagcctcctTCTGCccttgaagctgctgtccatcctgattggtccacggttcctcctgttcctctttaatgtgggggaGCTCTGggtcctctttaatgtgggggggctctaggtcctcctggtccacaagggggctccactgctgctcatcagagggaacctcttctttattcaccatcagGTGCTGGACGTCTGAAggacacaataaaacacaaatacacacgtttatcatttcagagcttcctgaagtgttttgaaaaacttgtgttgtgtcgttTAATGTCGGCTGTTGTGATTTTTGAACGATTACATTCAGGAAGTAGAGATGTTGAGGTCGTTTACAGCTGGTGTTacaactagggatgggcataattaatcgacgatcgattaattgaacATTAAGATTTTTGCcgatgacattttttttcatcGATAAAACTAATGCATGCTCTGTTACGTAGTGGGAGTGTTGAAGGAATGCAATGGATTTCGCTACTTGGCAGCAATTACACATTTGTGTATTTCAAAAGTAAACATGaggaggtcacggcgaagtgaagcgtgggaccattttgatttaaaaaatgattttgttcactgccaacactgcaaaGCTGTGTGTAAGTACAACTCAGCTACGACTCAAATGATGTACCACTTTAACAATGCATATCCGACCCTGGTTAGTGGCGGTGCATCCTGCTCTCGGTCTCAACCTAGCATCAACTCGGTGTTAGCACGGAGGAGCTGCGATGCACAAGGAGCAGAGAAAATTACCCAACAGATCTGCAAGTTCATCGAGATGGATATGCAACCCTAAAGTATTGTTGAGGGTGAAGGTTTTCAGCAACTGATTATCTTACTgtaaacgaaaaaaaaaaaaaacgagggtcagttgtgtttatgaGCActggcttctagctgtcggctccgctgcttaagactacagcagcgcatattttctagtgtaaccattgaacggatcccgtttaactgccacaatagttgttcatcttgtaataaagatctcaattaGGAAACACACTGGGCTTAGTTTTTtctcactgcattttaatataggctataaatagtgaattttaatataaaacattgatgattaatcgaaaatctaTTGTTAATTCTCCCGATGATCGATTAGGACAATTTAATCAATGCCCATCCGTCGTTATGACGAAGCTTGTAAAGGAAACAGCATCAAACAAAGGGTTTCTggtaaaaaagtttttaattttGAGGCCAAATAAACCAATTAGGTCACTAACCGAGGAGAACAGGGTGAGGGGAGGTTGGGTAGAGTTCAGTAAAGTTGGCAAGATATTCACAGATTCAGACTTCCTGGATCAATAAGTCTTCAGCAAAACGTTGTTAAAGCACAAACGCTGCATAATCCCCACGTAGTAATGTAGACAACGGGCTACAGACCGGTTTCCTCAATATTAGTCGTCCTCTGTGATGGACACATAACATTTGTGTCTATGTACAGCTTGCTGAGAAACATGTGCACAGGGACTGTCTACAAATAACACCGAAAAGAGATATTACAAAAATATTCAATAACATCGCTcttatactgtatattctcacCAAAATCACCTCACAGGTCCAGGGAGTCCGGCTGACTATGCTACAGTACTAACTTTGGGAAAAAGTGATTTTGTATAATTTGGGGAAATATTCATTATGAAAACTATTCAATAACCTCACCTTAGCTCCTTTATATTCTCACCAAAATCATTACACAGGTCCAGCGTCCCCTGATGGCTATGCTACAGTACAGTGATACAGAAAGTGTATTGGCCCCAACTACACACCGAACACATAGGAGACACTTGATGGTTTTGCGAAACAACAGAAAATCTCCCAATTTTGTTGAATTTTAATCAGAATCTCTTTAGTtgagaatatacagtattacagtgaagttattgattattttctataataaatatttcccaaaattattcaaaacacaaattttctttacttttttttataaaagtaatgaaatagataaacttgaaatatattaatatgcatTCAAATgtatactaaataaataaatagtccaCATTAATGTTGCCGACATTAATTATTAATGATatggataaatatgaaataaataaatataactatgtattgtaaatgtataaatatataaatggtcaattaaattattaaataggTGAAACTGGTTCAAATCCATAAATGTTATTAACTTAAAGTCAGTTTAAACCCATGTAAACAATTTAATGGAGAAATAGTTAAAAGTTTGGTGACTAAAAAGTGACCCTTTCCCTTTAAGGGCGCTTTCCCCTTTAAGAGAATTGGCCCTGCGCAGGTAAGGGTAACGAGAAAGATTAGAAAAGGCTAAATAGGGGGGAAGACACAAGACCACGAGAGGAGATAGAAatagaaaagagaagaagaagtttgaCTGCTGAAATCAAGTGTAAAACGATATGTAAAGACCTGAAAGGAATgcaaaaagtttgtttaaaagtgCATTGCATATTTGAAGATGTTCTGTGATCAGGCGAACCTGCGAGgagacacctgtgtgtgtgcgtgttggagCAACAGAAACGCAGCACGGACAAGATGGTGAGCTAGGAAGATCGGCGGAATCCGTTTTTAAAGGGCTGAATCGAACATCCCCTGAACTGGCCTGGGCCTCTGCCACTACCCGGATCGGACGTTGGATACTCACTGCCAGAGTGGTAGGAGTATcagtattttctttatatttatgaaTTGAACTGAATGGACTTGAGGCGGAactttattagttatttt
It includes:
- the LOC128454266 gene encoding gastrula zinc finger protein XlCGF57.1-like; amino-acid sequence: MVFVPSETQSEERMNMSAMQLLRVSVHERISAAAEDFLLQVEKGGGKDQVPELRAMLTERLAAAGEQILAGLEEILLEYEDRVERSEREICRRGRLLDAAMQPVVRLHRADVQHLMVNKEEVPSDEQQWSPLVDQEDLEPPHIKEDPELPHIKEEQEEPWTNQDGQQLQGQKEADIKFTLTPVAVKSEEDEEKLKWSKLHPSETTENRADFGGPEQARNSGPDGRLQPDPEDKTEDSSETEVSEDDWSETRETQTYLNTRNNKQPLSDMGCKTEKTQFSCSECGKRFNHKSNLNKHMRIHTGEKPFSCSECGKGFIGRGHLNMHMRIHAGEKPLSCSECGKRYNHKSSLNMHMRIHTEEKPFSCPECSKRFHRRSDLNTHMRRHTGEKPFSCFECGQRYSKRGNLNTHMRIHTGEKPFSCSECGKRFSHKCSLNKHVMNHTGKKPFSCPECGKIYTDRGTLKTHMRIHTGEKPFSCPECGQRYTYRGNLKTHMRIHTGEKPFSCPECGKRFNQRSSLNRHMRTHTGEKSLS